A stretch of the Acomys russatus chromosome 23, mAcoRus1.1, whole genome shotgun sequence genome encodes the following:
- the Nras gene encoding GTPase NRas: MTEYKLVVVGAGGVGKSALTIQLIQNHFVDEYDPTIEDSYRKQVVIDGETCLLDILDTAGQEEYSAMRDQYMRTGEGFLCVFAINNSKSFADINLYREQIKRVKDSDDVPMVLVGNKCDLPTRTVDTKQAHELAKSYGIPFIETSAKTRQGVEDAFYTLVREIRQHRMQKLNSSEDGTQGCMGLPCVVM, translated from the exons AAAGTGCTTTGACAATTCAGCTAATCCAGAACCACTTTGTGGATGAATATGATCCCACTATAGAG GATTCCTACCGAAAACAAGTGGTGATTGATGGTGAGACCTGTCTGTTGGACATACTAGACACAGCTGGACAGGAGGAGTACAGTGCCATGAGAGACCAGTACATGAGGACAGGAGAAGGATTCCTCTGCGTGTTTGCCATCAATAATAGCAAGTCATTTGCAGATATTAACCTCTACAG GGAGCAGATTAAGCGGGTGAAAGACTCTGATGATGTCCCTATGGTGCTGGTAGGAAACAAGTGTGACTTGCCAACAAGGACAGTTGACACAAAGCAAGCCCATGAGCTGGCCAAGAGTTACGGAATTCCATTCATTGAAACCTCAGCCAAGACCCGACAG GGTGTGGAGGATGCCTTTTACACACTAGTAAGGGAGATACGCCAGCACCGCATGCAGAAGCTCAACAGCAGCGAGGATGGCACTCAGGGTTGTATGGGGCTGCCCTGTGTGGTCATGTAA